The Idiomarina loihiensis L2TR genomic sequence ACACTAATACCTCGGCCGCAGCTGGCACTATCGCCACGCTGCTATTTACTAAGCTGTTGTGGAAAAAAGCCGATTTAACCATGATTTTAAACGGTGCCTTAGCCGGTCTGGTTGCCATTACCGCACAACCTGTTACCCCAGAACCCTGGCTTGCCGGCGTTATCGGCTTTATTGCGGGGCTTATTGTCGTGCTCTCCATTATTGGGCTGGATAAGCTCCACATTGACGATCCGGTCGGTGCTATTTCGGTACACGGTGTGGTCGGTATTTTCGGTACCCTTGTGGTGCCGCTCAGCGATGACGGTGCCAGCTTTGTTATTCAGTTAGCCGGTGTCGGTACCATTTTCTGCTGGGTGTTTTTCAGTAGTCTTATTGTCTGGGCTATACTGAAGCTAATATTGGGCATTCGTGTAACTAAAGAGCAGGAATATATCGGCTTAGATCAAGTCGATTGCGGCGTTGAAGCTTACCCTGAGTTTACGTCGAAAAAAGACGGGTAAAAGGCTCTTTATTGCCAGTTTCGCCCATTCTTGATAACGTTTTTAACCATCATTTTCCGGAATGGGCGAACAAATATGTCGACATCACGAGAGTATGTTGAAGAGCTTTTAGCAAAAGCAGATATCCGCATTAACGGTGACAGAGCCTGGGATATGCAGGTTCACGATGAAACCGTATTTGATCAGGCACTGTCGCGCGGTAATCTTGGTTTGGGTGAATCCTATATGGCTCGTTTGTGGGACGCCGAATCGCTTGACCAGTTTTTCTTCCAGCTACTGCGCTCCGGCATTCAGGATGAAGTTAACCCCGCCCGCCTTATTTTCCATTCCTTAAAAAGCCGAGTCTTCAACTTACAAAGTAAATCCAAAGCCTGGGAGGTTGGTCAGCATCATTACGACATGGGCAATGACCTTTATCAGTCAATGCTCGATGAGCGTATGGTTTACACCTGTGGTTACTGGGAAAAAGCCAAAGACGTTGACGAAGCACAACGGCATAAACTTGAACTGTGCTGTAAAAAGCTGGGATTGAAGCCAGGCATGCGCGTTCTTGATATTGGTTGTGGCTGGGGCAGCTTCATGCAGTATGCCGCTGAAAACTACGGTGTCGAATGTGTTGGTGTCACTATATCCAAAGAGCAGGTAGCCCTTGGCAAAGAACGCTGCAAAGGCCTTCCGGTAGAATTCCGGCTACAGGACTACCGCGAGCTGGACGAACAGTTTGACCGCGTTATCAGCTTAGGAATGTTTGAGCATGTCGGTCAGAAGAACTACGACGACTATATGGATGTCGCTCTGCGCTGCACCAAAGAAGACGGCCTGTTCCTGCTGCACACTATTGGTAAAAACGTCAGTGATACCGCAGCCGACCCGTGGATCAGCAAGTACATTTTCCCGAATGGCGAAATTCCGTCTATTTCACAAATAGGAACGGCACTGGAAGAAAAGTTTGTCTGCGAAGACCTGCACAACTTTGGTGCCGATTACGATAAAACCTTAATGGCCTGGTTTCAAAACTTCGATAGCGCCTGGCCATCCATTAAAGAGCAGTTTGATGACGAGTTTTACCGTATGTGGAAATACTATTTGCTGTCCTGTGCTGGTGCATTCCGTGCGCGCGACATCCAGTTGTGGCAATGGGTGTTATCCCCCAACGGCAGTGTTGGGGGATACTCGCGCCCACAACTTTAAGAAACGCTATTAAACTCGTTCATAAAGATATCCCAGAACACCAAAAACAGGGCCGCAACCAGCGGCCCTAAAACAAACCCGGTAATACCAAACAGCGATAAACCGCCTAAGGTAGAAAACAGCACCAGATAATCCGGTAATTTCGTATCACGCCCTACCAAAACCGGACGCAGTACGTTGTCGGCCAAACCAATGACTATTGCCCCGTAAGCCACTAGAATGGTACCGGCTATCCAGTTACCTGTCGCATACAAATAAATAGATACCGGTAGCCATACCAGACTCGCGCCAACCGCCGGGATTAACGACAAAAAGGCCATGACGACACCCCACAGCAGGGCTCCGGGAATACCCAGTAACGCGAAAATTATGCCACCCAATGTGCCCTGAACTATTGCCACAACAATGTTTCCTTTCACTGTTGCCCGAGTTACCTCTGCAAATTTAGTAAACAGCTTACGTTCTCGTTCATCGCCCAAAGGCAGCGCTTTTACTAAAAGGTCAATCAGCAAGTGACCGTCTCGCAAAAGGAAAAAGGTCAAATAAATCATTAGCGAGAGGCTAATGATAAAAGAGAATGTATTTTGACCGATGCTTAACGCTTCTTCTGCCAAAAACTTACTACCACTAACGGCTCCTGATGATATTTTCTCCCGTACATCGCTGGCTTTAATATCAAACTGAGCAAGCAAGTCACTAATAACCGGAAACGCCTTTTGAATATCATCAAAGAGCTTACCGGGGTTAATTTTGCCTTCGTCCAGCCGCTGATAAAAACTAACCCCCTCCTGCACAAAGGAATATGAAATACCCAGCGCCGGAATCACCACAATAACCAATGCAATCAGCAAAGTTACAAGAGCCGCTCTGTTTGGCTTGTCTCCAAACGTCTTTTTCAGTTTTTGTTGTAGCGGGTAAAAAATAACAGTCACCACACAAGCCCAAAAAATAGCTCCCCAAAACGGTATAAGTACCCAGGCGAAGGCGATACTAACTAAAATCAATGTCAGTAAAAATGACCGCCGTTCTAAAGATTCCCGCATAGCTGGTTCCTTGATGTTAATGATTCTCGGCTTAAATACTTGACAGAAGTTAAGATTGATAACAACCTCAAGATAGCTAACTGCCTAATTTATCACAACTGATAAGAATAAATGCCTAAATTGGAAGACCCAAACAGCTTTACCAGCTGGCTCAAAGAAAGTGTCGTCAACTTCACCGAGATGAACGCCGAAAAACAGGTGTTCATGGGCTTCGTGTTGGCGATACTGATTGCGGCTATTATCAGGGTCATTGAGATAACGGGCGGGCTTCCGAGCCTTTACGAGCACCTACTTTACTTTCCATTAATTTTTACCGGTTTACTGCTGGGGTCACGCATTGGTGCCCTGGCTGGTTTCATGTGTGGCCTATTACTCAGCCCCTTTTCTTTTTCCGAGTCGCTGATAAGCGGCAACGAAATTGTCGGCGGCTGGATGCTTCGCATGGTTGCTTATACTCTTGTGGCCACTATGGCGGGAATGGTTGCCAAAGTCATAAAAGAATTAAGTGGTGCCGAACAAACGGCCAAATTCAAATACCAGGGAACCGACCTTCCCAATATCAACGCCCTGCTAAGACAGTTAGAAAGCATTGGCCATGGAAAAGGCAGTTCACCCGATGACCTGGTCGATATTTTCAACTTCCGCTTACAGAATATGGACAAAATTCAGCAGCAAGTAGGAACTGAAAAAGCCAACGAACTTGTTAAGCAAATGGCTGTTCAACTGAAAAAACTCCTTGGAGACCAGGTGCAAGTTGGTCAGACATCAAGAAACGAATTGGTTGGGGTTCGCTCTGAAGCTGAAGAAAACTCAAAAGAACTTCAACAAAAAATAGAAAGCTTTTTGGAGCAACCCATAGTCATTGACGGTGTTTCTTATCAAATGGACAGCACCGCTGGTGTGCTTAGGGTGAAAAAAGAACAACTTAAAGAAGACCACCAGAAAGTTTTCGACGAAGCTCAGTCACACGCCTTCAATGCCTTTCAAAAGAAACAACAGTTTTCGTTTCTGGAACAAAATGAGGCCATTGATCAAATTGAAGAGGTCACTTTTTCGCGTCAGTTTAGCGAGGCAATGAAGAATAATGATATTCAGCTTTACTATCAGCCACGCCTGAACACCAATTCAGGCTACTTTTCGGTACTGGAAGTTTCAGCCAAGTGGGTGCACCCCAAGCGGGGGAGTATGAGTTTAGAAGAATTTAAGCCAATGATAGAAGAGGCTTCTTTAACTCAGCAATTTACGTCATGGATTATTCAACGCACATTTAAAGACCTGCGGGTATGGCAAAAACAAAAAGTGACTGTACGCGTCGCTATTAACGTGACCATTAATGACATTGTCGACCCGCTTGTACTTAATGTGTTAGCGCACGAGCTGCAGGAAACCAAATTTCCAGCACAAAATATTAATATCGAGGTCAGTGAACGAGCCTTAATGTCACTGTCAGACAAATCGAAACGCTATCTGGAACGTCTACGCAGCATTGGCTGTAATGTTATTGCCTCGCATTTTGGGGAAGGCCGCTCCACTATACAGTCACTTTTTGTGCTGCCTGTAGATGCGGTAAAACTGTCTGAGGAATTAGTGCAAAAAGCCACGTCTCACAGCGATCAAAAACGAGAGTTAGCCTCTATGATCAAAATGGCCAGAGCCCGAGGTTTAACAACCATAGCCACGGGCATCAATGATCGCGCCAAGCTGCTACTGTTAAAGCAAATAGGGTGTGAGGAATTACAAGGCTCTATTCTCAGTAAGTCATTGAAGAAATCAGAGATACCCTGGGCACGGATACGATAATGAGAGATGAAAGAGAGTTAACACTGCACAGAGCGTCGCACAAACGCTTTTTCAAACGGCCGGAAGTTGTTTTGGCGCTCAGCTATATTATTGCTGCTATTGTCTGGGAAATAAGCACTAACGCCCTAATTCCTAAGCTACCGGTAGAAGCCGACATAAAAACCACCTTAATTCAATGGGAACCCTGGGCATTTGTCGCATTATCCGTCGTTTTTCTGTTTTTCTTTATTCGCCGCATTTGGTTCTTACGGTTTAAAAAGTCTCGTGAGTTACTGCATAGCTATCTCGGCAACAGCCCAACCGTACACTATGAGCTTAGGGCTCTCGATTCCGGCTTCTGCGTCGACTGGGTAAGCACAAACTGCGAACGCATTCTGGGATACTCAACAGAAGAGGTAATGGCACCGGGCTGGTGGCTGAACAACATTCATCCTAACGACGTAAAAACAGTAAAGAAAACAGCTTTACGCGGCTTTGAAGAAGAACAATTTGTTTGTGAATACCGCTTTCGTCACCAACAGGGGCATTACGTTTGGGTTAGAGACGAGGTACGTCGCAGCAGTCAGAAACCGCTGCGCTTTCAGGGATCCTGGACGAATATTTCTGCCGACTACTATGATACCACCAGCATTAATTCCGGGAAAAGCTCAGAGCATGACGTGTTGTCAGGCATTGCGCTTTTGGACGGGCGCCGTCGGGTAATAGCGATTGATACACCATTTACCGACATTTCTGGCTTGAACGAATCAGCCTGTCTGAATTCAAGACTCGAGGAACTCCTATCAGCAACGGAAATTGATGATATTGACGGAGGCTTCCCCTGTAACCAGAGTATTTTGATAGTGGGTCGCGATATAGATAAACAGCGTTACTCTGCCATTTTAACCGTTCGTGAAGCCCCGGCTAGTTTCCCCGGGGAAGCGGCCTACATTGCGACATTAAGCGATGTCACCCGAATGAAATTGCAGCAGCGGCAATTGCAAAAGCTGGCCTTTTTTAACGACTTAACCGGTTTACCTAACAGCAACTCGCTGGCACTGGATTTAACCCGGTTATTAGATGAATTGCCCAGCGACAGGTTGGCTGCCGTCATTGTAATGAACGTTAATCATTTCCATCAGGTGAATGACCAGTATGGCCATCATATTGGCGATAAGATTTTACAACGCCTGGCGCTTAGACTGAAAAAAGCCGTTCCCTTCGGTACCAAACTTTATAACCTCGGTGGTGATGAATTTGCCGTCGTTTTGAATCATATTGTTGAATACATCGATATTCAGAACATTATTTTGGAAATTCAGGCCGCGTACGAACCGCCATTCATATTGTCGGACAGCCAGCGGCAGGTGCAACTGGCAGCCAGCATTGGCGCCAGCGTTTACCCACTCGACGGCTACGATGCCGAAAAGCTTCTGGCTCAGGCCAATTTGGCAATGAACTCTGCTAAAGACGAGCACAATGAGAGCAGCACTTACTTTAAACAAGAGCTGGAAACCCGCTCTTACGATGAAATTCAATTAGAAGAAGACGTCCGCAGTGTGTTGCAAACCGGGCAAATGCAGTTGGTGTATCAACCCGTGCTTAACATGCAGCATCAGGTGGTCGGCGTTGAGGCTCTGCTGCGCTGGGAGCACCCCGACCTTGGCTCATTAAAACCCGACCAGTTCCTGCCACAATTTGATGCCAATGGCATGCTGGACACCCTGGGAGTATGGGTGGTTGAACAGGTTATCGAGCAAATTGATCTCTGGCAGGAGCAAGACACCGTTCCGGGAAAAATCGGTATTAATTTGGCAACCGAGCAAATTTCACAGAAGCTTTATCAGACAGTCAGCCAGTTTGTTAAAAAGACCCCAAAGCTAGCGGCAAAACTGGAATTTGATTTAAGTGAAAGCAGCTTACAAGAACCGCTGCCGCACACTCTGGAAATTATTGAACAGTTGCATCAGCTTGGTATAACTCTGGTTATTGACCGGTTCGGTAAAGGTGTTGCCAGTATGCTGCATTTGAAAACCATGCCGGTGAGTAAAATTAAAATAGAAAGAGAGTTTATTCGCGATCTTGATACTAACGAACGCTCGCGCAATTTGGTGCGTGCGGTTATTCGCATGACCTCAGAGCTGGGGTTGGAAGTACAAGCGGTAGGCGTAGAAAACCAAGCACAGTTAGATACACTCGCCGAATTTGGTTGCCACTACTGGCAGGGTAAGCTTTACATGTTACCGCAAACCGCCGACACCGTATTTACTCAGGACACTAACTAGCCCGGTCTGCCATTAAGGCCTCATAAACCTGAGTAATATGAGGATCGTTGACGCCCAGTTGCTGTAGCGCCAACTGCAACTTGACCAGGTATTCGGCATTGGGCCCGCTGGGGCCGGACGAACGAGCGATATGGCTGGCAATTTCCGACGCCGTAGCCTCGCCAAGAAACGCTTCATTGTCTTCTGTCGCAATATAAACAAGGCCTTCTTGTTGGCTGCCGTCACGAAAACTCATCGGCGTAGTAAATCTTAAATAACCGTTTTTCTCACGATGATCTAAATGCTCGAACACATCGGGTGAGACTTTGTAGGCCATTCCCGTGCATTCTTCACCCGGAGTTTCTGTTAAAGTCAGTACCCTGCCCGGAGCTTCTGGTGTGCCTCGATGGTCGTGCGACCCTTGCCAAAAACGTCGTGACCAACCTTGTATTGAGGCAGCCGCCCGTTCCAGATACGGAAAGTCGACTTTATAAATCAGTGAGCCATAACCAAATAACCAGACAGCCTCCAGGCCACTTAAGTCCTGCCGCTCTTTATTCATTGCAATGGTATCGTGTGACATACTGCTCAGTTGCCTATTCTCGCTTGGTGCTTTGTAGCCTGACGTTTACGTCAGGAACTATATCTCACCTGACATGAATGTCATATATGGTCCCCTCCCGTTTTGCAACGGCAACTCGTGGTAAATGTCGGGGCGCTCGCATATATACGGCCTGTTTATGGTGCGCGCTTTGCGCACCTGGCCTGGATGAACTCCGCACGACAACTGGCTTATCAGGCTAACGTACTTTATGTACGGACGTTCAACAGTCTCAGTTGTCGTCGGTTTACCCTATTTTACCATCCTGTTGACGTTTGCAACTCCCGGAAGGAATGAACCTTCGCTGTGCTCTTTTACTGAATGCTGTTAAGCAGCAGTCATCCGGTAATCTTCTTTATTCTTTAACATCGCCCAGATTATCCGGGCGTGCTTGTTAGCCAGTGCCACCGCTGCAACGTTGTTGCCTCTGCGTTTAGCGACATCCTGTGCCCAGAGGCTCAGCCTGTCGTGGCGCTGTTGTGCCACCCGCAGTGCCGAGCGGGCGCCATGCACCAGCAGTGTCCTGAGTTTGGTGTTCCCTTTTTTGGTAATACCGCCTAAACGGTCTTTACCGCCACTGCTGTTTTGCCGTGGTACCAGTCCCAGGTATTCCGACAGGTTGCGGCCGCGTTTAAATTCACTCACATCACCTATCAGTGCCAGCAGCGAGGTCGCTGTTATCGGTCCGATACCCGGCAGGGTCATCAGCCGCTGACTGTCTTCATTCCTTTCGGCCTGTGTCGCTAAGTGCTTATCCAGCGCTTTAACTTCTTCATCCACCGCTCGCAGCATCTGATAGAGCCGGTTGATGAGGTCCCGTGACTGAAGCGTCAGCGCATTGCTGTCGTCTTCCAGTACCTCCGGTACTCTCTGTAATATCGTACCGACTCGCTTCGGTAAAAGAATGCCGTATTCGGCCAGTTGCCCCCGCAACCTATTCGAGAACTGCGTTCTCGTCTGCACGAAGCCTTCCCGCTGATTGACCATCAATGCTAAGTCCTGCTGCTCAATGCTTTTCAGCCTGACCGTCTGACGGTTGGGTCGTGATGCCGCCTCGGCTATTGCCCGGGCGTCATTCGCATCGTTCTTCTCACCCTGCAGGTACGCTTTGACGAAACGCGGTGGCAACGCCACCGTTTTATAACCCAGCTTTTCACATTCGCGGCGCCAGTAATGACTCATGCCGCAGGACTCAACCGCTACTTCACAGTCATCCGTACGGCTCAGCGTCGCCAGCTTCGCTAACACTTTATTGCTGCGCAGTTTTTTATTAAAAACTTCCTGCTCATTTTCATCCAGCGCCAAAACCTGAATAAAATCCTTTGCCAAATCCAGGGCAATTCTGTTTACAATAGCCATTGGTCCTCTCCACTCTGTTCTATAGAAGCTTGAACCTCTATATTGGCACATTGCGATGCCGCTTAGGAGGGAGGGGACCATCTCATCAGGCTACAGCGGCTTGTAGCCGATACGGAAGCCGCCCCAATGTTTTCCATTTACATAAACGGGTACCGATAAGTCGTGCATAACCTCGCCGGTATCGCGCTTATAGGTCTGTAACAATAACGTTTGCGTGTGAGCTCCGCAACGTGCCCCGGTTTTGTCATTAAATAGCCGACGCGAGCGGTTGCCGACCAGGTCTTTCTTCGGGTCACCTGTTAACGGTTTATTAAACGCGTCGTTGTGCCGCGCTACATAGCCTTTCGGGTCAGTGGCTATAGCGTAAATAATGTGTTCATGTCGTTTCAGAGTAGGCTCCTGAATAGCGGGTAATATACTCTCGAAAAACTCCGTGTATGGTGTCTTGTATTTTACCGGCTCGGTTCCGGGAACCGCTTGATAATCACGGGAAAACAGTTGAGCTGACGTCAGCTCGCCTTGCTCAACAGCCTGCTCCAAACGTTGGCCTAGTTGTTCAGCGGCGTCCGTTGCGGCCTGGTAAATCACTTTATGTTCAGCGTCGGCATCATTTTCAACCAGGTGCGCGAACAATTGCTCCGACTGCAATTCCAGTTGCTCGGCCTGCCCGCTTACGTCATCCAGTTGCTGGTATTGTTCAGATAAGTCTGAGTTTACAGAATGCAGAAGCTCACCATTACGGGAAAGATCCTCTGCGTTCTCACCCATTAATCCGGTAATTTTTTGCAGTTGCTGCTCCACGGTTTCGGCTTGTTCTACAATGCTGGCCAGTTGTTCAACAATGCCCTCGGTTGTTTCCGACTGCTGTTCAATGTGCTTTGACAGTTGCTCAATATTATTGACCGCAACCGTGGTTTCATTATGAATCGCTTCCACCAAATTACTCACTTCTACGGTTGCATCCGAAGTTCGTCCGGCCAGCGTTCTGACTTCATCGGCTACAACCGCAAAGCCACGACCATGTTCACCGGCACGCGCCGACTCTATCGATGCATTCAGCGCCAGCAAGTTGGTTTGCTCTGCAATACTGTCAATAACCTGGGTCACTTTACGAATATCATCGGCTTTAGCCTGCAGACCTCTGACCGCTTCCGCACTTTCTCGGCTGTCCGCCACTACCAGAGCTATCTTCTGAGTGAGTTGCTTTATTCTCTCGCGGCCTTCGTGGCTTATCTGCTTGGTTTGCTCTGCAGCAACAGCCACTTCCGATGAAAAGCTTTCTATTCCCTTCGCCCGTTCGCTCACTCGTGACGAGTTATCCACACTCTCTTTCAAACGCTCGACAATATCCGCCAAAACGGTTTTAAAACGGCTTATCGCAAAACTAAGCTCTGCCGTTGCTATTGCATTTTTACCGGAGTTTTCGGCCAGCTGATCCGTGCCCTCTCCCTCAGAGGGCTCTTCATCATCCGCTATTCCGGCGGCGCTAAAATAACGGGCATAAAACCAGCTCAGGGCAATAAATAATAAGCTTTGCAGACATAACTGCAGCCACAACCAGGGCACAAAAGCAAGGACAAGGACACCGGCGGCTATTGCCAAAGCCGTTATCAATAAAGGAGGTTTCACATCAACTGTGGACATTTATCTGCTTCCGTAAGGCGTAAAAAACGCAACGTACCATGTATAATTATCGAACAGTTTCCATGAAACTTTATGGTGCTGCACTACGACCTTGGTAGCAGGTGCAGACGGGCAACGCACCCGCCTGCGGTTTTTAAGGTTGGAAATTAACGATTTTTGTCGGTATCAGAGTCGTTGTCTGAGCCCAATTCTTCCTGCTGACGAAGGTAACCAGCGGCCTCTTCATCAGAAGTCTTCGACTGCGATTGCTGCAGTCTGTCCTGGTCTGTTGGAATGGCGCGGGTCTGCTCATTTAACTGATGTATCTGTGAGGCATTGCCCAAATCGCGATTACTGGTTATAGAAGCAATAGACTCGCGGTCTTTCAGGAAGTCGATAACATCCTTACGGATAGACGCCATTTCGTCATCCGATTTATGCATTTCCAGAATATGTCGCGGATGCTCCAGATTTTTCATTCCGGTTGCAGCAAAAGTTGTCGACACAATACGTGACACGATAACCCAGGGAGTAATACTACTGCGAACGAGCGTATTCTCTGAGCGAGTACTGTCGTGAATACCGGTACCGGTTGAAATTTTAGACTCAGTAAAGGTTCCTTCGCACTTAAAGTAAATAAGCATGGATTCAAACTGAATTTCCGCATAAAAAAGATGCGCGATATTAGCGGCTAAACCCGCAAATGCCCGCAGGACATAGCCAATAAGATAAAAATGAACGGCAGTCATGACTACGCCTGCTAAGGTCATTAAGTCGCTATAGGGAGTCTCTTCAGTCAGCCTATAGTTCATGCTATCAAGAAGTTTGACCACATCGACTGCTGCATAGGCTAAGAAAAACGTAAAAACCACACCGATAATGAACAAGCTATTACCCAGCAACAAGCTGACCAAGCGCGATTTATCAAATAACCCGCCCAGTCCCATAGGTTTTACCTGAGGCTGAATTTCCTGAATCATCTCCCCGCTAAAGGCACCTTTGCCGTCAACGTGTTCCTGCAAGTTAGGATCCAATTCACGATACACACGGTTTGGCACTTCGCGATAACGACGGTTTGCCATGACCAGATTGTCCAGGTTGATAAAAATCTCTTTAGGGTGCACCGACTCCTGCCAGTTTTCCCGTAATTCAGAGACTTCAGAAACCGGATTCGCATGAGCCAAACGTCTTTTTAGCAACACCACAGTGACAGCCGTGCAAACTAAAGCGCCAACAAAAATACCAAATAAGTACCAACCTGCATGAAAGTCCGGCAACGCTGCATAATACTGCTCAACCGTTGCCGCCGTTACGTCTGTTGCAGCCATCCACCAGCTCACTACCAGCCCTACCACAACAGGCAATAACAAGGCGAAAGCAATAATCTTGACCAGGTCGCCGCTGCCCATAGAATCGATAGTCTGCTCCGCACCACGGGATATCGCCTTACCAGCGGCCTTCCATACGTGCATGATGTAAAGCGTCAATAAAACAGTGTAGACAGGGAAAGCCAGCACGCCTGCATCTCCGGCAAAACCAGCCAGGGACACAAAGGCAGCAAAGCCAAACGCAACCATTGCCGTAAGAGTACGCACCCAGGCGCCTAACAGGCGTTGCGCCATATTACGAATGGGATAAGGCATAAACAGTAACTTGGGAAATACCGTGTGAGCTATTCTCGCCAGTAAGCCTTTGGGCTCTATAAAGGTGCTGTTTTTGCGGCCCATAAGCATTTCTTCCAGAGCCTGATCGTTATAAGCAACATAACGCGACTCTTCCTGAGCGGTACTACGCTCAGACTTACTATAGTTAGGGGCCAGTGACGTAGGGTGATTACGACCAACAAAGTAACGCAGCATTGCCATAATGCCGCCGCTCAGTACTTTAATGCCGACTGCCAGAAGCGAAATACCGAAAATAGCCAGCACCCACCCCATAATCGGATCTTGCTTTACGGAACCAGCACCTGCTACCAGCAAATATACACCAAACAGCGATTGCACAACCCCACGAATACTGGTTACCAAGCCCTCTGTTTTAAACGGATTTTTTAATCCAAGATCAATCGAACCGTAATCAAACGCCACCGAACTTCCCCTACTCTATATGCCTATAAAAAATAAAGGCTTTAGGTTAGCGGTAAGTTAACTGCTGAGCAATAGAAAAATAAAAGCCTGAAAGCATTGAGCTCCATTGACATCAAGCCATGTGCGTAGCAATCTAAGCCTCTATTTTGTTACCAAGCGGCACAGACTATGAAAACCATCGTTGAGCACCTGGCACAGTATGCGGCTTATCATCGGAACCGTAAGAATGTAATGACTCATATTGTCGGTATTCCGCTGATTGTTGTCGGCATCATTAGTTTATTATCACGGCCTGCGCTACCCTTGGACTACTTTTTGATTACCCCCGCCAACTTAGTTGTTCTGGCGGCGGTTATTTTTTATATCCGTCTGGATATCAAGTTAGGTTTGCTCATGACCATTTTGCTATGGCTGTCGCTGTCAGTTGGCCGCGACATAGCCGCATTACCAACCAGCTTATGG encodes the following:
- the cfa gene encoding cyclopropane fatty acyl phospholipid synthase, giving the protein MSTSREYVEELLAKADIRINGDRAWDMQVHDETVFDQALSRGNLGLGESYMARLWDAESLDQFFFQLLRSGIQDEVNPARLIFHSLKSRVFNLQSKSKAWEVGQHHYDMGNDLYQSMLDERMVYTCGYWEKAKDVDEAQRHKLELCCKKLGLKPGMRVLDIGCGWGSFMQYAAENYGVECVGVTISKEQVALGKERCKGLPVEFRLQDYRELDEQFDRVISLGMFEHVGQKNYDDYMDVALRCTKEDGLFLLHTIGKNVSDTAADPWISKYIFPNGEIPSISQIGTALEEKFVCEDLHNFGADYDKTLMAWFQNFDSAWPSIKEQFDDEFYRMWKYYLLSCAGAFRARDIQLWQWVLSPNGSVGGYSRPQL
- a CDS encoding IS110 family transposase, producing MAIVNRIALDLAKDFIQVLALDENEQEVFNKKLRSNKVLAKLATLSRTDDCEVAVESCGMSHYWRRECEKLGYKTVALPPRFVKAYLQGEKNDANDARAIAEAASRPNRQTVRLKSIEQQDLALMVNQREGFVQTRTQFSNRLRGQLAEYGILLPKRVGTILQRVPEVLEDDSNALTLQSRDLINRLYQMLRAVDEEVKALDKHLATQAERNEDSQRLMTLPGIGPITATSLLALIGDVSEFKRGRNLSEYLGLVPRQNSSGGKDRLGGITKKGNTKLRTLLVHGARSALRVAQQRHDRLSLWAQDVAKRRGNNVAAVALANKHARIIWAMLKNKEDYRMTAA
- a CDS encoding EAL domain-containing protein, translating into MRDERELTLHRASHKRFFKRPEVVLALSYIIAAIVWEISTNALIPKLPVEADIKTTLIQWEPWAFVALSVVFLFFFIRRIWFLRFKKSRELLHSYLGNSPTVHYELRALDSGFCVDWVSTNCERILGYSTEEVMAPGWWLNNIHPNDVKTVKKTALRGFEEEQFVCEYRFRHQQGHYVWVRDEVRRSSQKPLRFQGSWTNISADYYDTTSINSGKSSEHDVLSGIALLDGRRRVIAIDTPFTDISGLNESACLNSRLEELLSATEIDDIDGGFPCNQSILIVGRDIDKQRYSAILTVREAPASFPGEAAYIATLSDVTRMKLQQRQLQKLAFFNDLTGLPNSNSLALDLTRLLDELPSDRLAAVIVMNVNHFHQVNDQYGHHIGDKILQRLALRLKKAVPFGTKLYNLGGDEFAVVLNHIVEYIDIQNIILEIQAAYEPPFILSDSQRQVQLAASIGASVYPLDGYDAEKLLAQANLAMNSAKDEHNESSTYFKQELETRSYDEIQLEEDVRSVLQTGQMQLVYQPVLNMQHQVVGVEALLRWEHPDLGSLKPDQFLPQFDANGMLDTLGVWVVEQVIEQIDLWQEQDTVPGKIGINLATEQISQKLYQTVSQFVKKTPKLAAKLEFDLSESSLQEPLPHTLEIIEQLHQLGITLVIDRFGKGVASMLHLKTMPVSKIKIEREFIRDLDTNERSRNLVRAVIRMTSELGLEVQAVGVENQAQLDTLAEFGCHYWQGKLYMLPQTADTVFTQDTN
- a CDS encoding EAL domain-containing protein, with protein sequence MPKLEDPNSFTSWLKESVVNFTEMNAEKQVFMGFVLAILIAAIIRVIEITGGLPSLYEHLLYFPLIFTGLLLGSRIGALAGFMCGLLLSPFSFSESLISGNEIVGGWMLRMVAYTLVATMAGMVAKVIKELSGAEQTAKFKYQGTDLPNINALLRQLESIGHGKGSSPDDLVDIFNFRLQNMDKIQQQVGTEKANELVKQMAVQLKKLLGDQVQVGQTSRNELVGVRSEAEENSKELQQKIESFLEQPIVIDGVSYQMDSTAGVLRVKKEQLKEDHQKVFDEAQSHAFNAFQKKQQFSFLEQNEAIDQIEEVTFSRQFSEAMKNNDIQLYYQPRLNTNSGYFSVLEVSAKWVHPKRGSMSLEEFKPMIEEASLTQQFTSWIIQRTFKDLRVWQKQKVTVRVAINVTINDIVDPLVLNVLAHELQETKFPAQNINIEVSERALMSLSDKSKRYLERLRSIGCNVIASHFGEGRSTIQSLFVLPVDAVKLSEELVQKATSHSDQKRELASMIKMARARGLTTIATGINDRAKLLLLKQIGCEELQGSILSKSLKKSEIPWARIR
- a CDS encoding AI-2E family transporter, translated to MRESLERRSFLLTLILVSIAFAWVLIPFWGAIFWACVVTVIFYPLQQKLKKTFGDKPNRAALVTLLIALVIVVIPALGISYSFVQEGVSFYQRLDEGKINPGKLFDDIQKAFPVISDLLAQFDIKASDVREKISSGAVSGSKFLAEEALSIGQNTFSFIISLSLMIYLTFFLLRDGHLLIDLLVKALPLGDERERKLFTKFAEVTRATVKGNIVVAIVQGTLGGIIFALLGIPGALLWGVVMAFLSLIPAVGASLVWLPVSIYLYATGNWIAGTILVAYGAIVIGLADNVLRPVLVGRDTKLPDYLVLFSTLGGLSLFGITGFVLGPLVAALFLVFWDIFMNEFNSVS
- a CDS encoding gamma-glutamylcyclotransferase, translating into MSHDTIAMNKERQDLSGLEAVWLFGYGSLIYKVDFPYLERAAASIQGWSRRFWQGSHDHRGTPEAPGRVLTLTETPGEECTGMAYKVSPDVFEHLDHREKNGYLRFTTPMSFRDGSQQEGLVYIATEDNEAFLGEATASEIASHIARSSGPSGPNAEYLVKLQLALQQLGVNDPHITQVYEALMADRAS